In Streptomyces puniciscabiei, a single genomic region encodes these proteins:
- the dcd gene encoding dCTP deaminase codes for MLLSDKDIRAEIDAGRVRIDPYDESMVQPSSVDVRLDRYFRVFENHRYPHIDPSVEQPDLTRLVEPEGDEPFILHPGEFVLASTYEVISLPDDLASRLEGKSSLGRLGLVTHSTAGFIDPGFSGHVTLELSNLATLPIKLWPGMKIGQLCMFRLSSPAEFPYGSERYGSRYQGQRGPTASRSYVNFHRTQV; via the coding sequence GTGCTTCTCTCAGACAAGGACATCCGGGCCGAGATCGACGCCGGGCGGGTACGGATCGATCCCTACGACGAATCCATGGTGCAGCCGTCGAGCGTCGATGTTCGGCTGGACCGCTACTTCCGGGTGTTCGAGAACCACCGGTACCCGCACATCGACCCCTCGGTCGAGCAGCCCGACCTGACCAGGCTGGTCGAGCCGGAGGGCGATGAGCCGTTCATCCTGCACCCCGGGGAGTTCGTGCTGGCCTCCACGTACGAGGTCATCAGCCTGCCCGATGATCTTGCCTCGCGGCTCGAGGGGAAGAGCTCGCTCGGGCGGCTCGGGCTCGTCACGCACTCCACCGCCGGGTTCATCGACCCCGGCTTCAGCGGGCACGTCACCCTTGAGCTGTCCAATCTCGCCACCCTGCCGATCAAGCTCTGGCCGGGGATGAAGATCGGGCAGCTGTGCATGTTCCGGCTCAGCTCGCCCGCCGAGTTCCCGTACGGCAGCGAGCGCTACGGCTCCCGGTACCAGGGGCAGCGCGGGCCGACCGCCTCGCGGTCCTACGTCAATTTCCATCGGACCCAGGTGTGA
- a CDS encoding phosphoribosyltransferase: MSDTQGVRENLTYEAFGGAIRELAQTIADDGYEPDIVLSIARGGVFVAGGLAYALDCKNIHLVNVEFYTGVGTTLEMPVMLAPVPNVIDFSDKKVLITDDVADTGKTLKLVRDFCLDTVAEVRSAVIYEKSHSLVKCEYVWKRTDDWINFPWSVEPPVVKRAGQVLDA; encoded by the coding sequence ATGAGTGACACGCAGGGCGTGCGGGAGAACCTGACCTACGAGGCGTTCGGCGGCGCCATTCGCGAGCTCGCGCAGACCATCGCCGACGACGGCTACGAGCCCGACATCGTGCTCAGCATCGCCCGGGGCGGGGTCTTCGTCGCCGGTGGGCTCGCCTACGCCCTCGACTGCAAGAACATCCACCTCGTGAACGTCGAGTTCTACACCGGGGTCGGGACCACCCTCGAGATGCCGGTCATGCTGGCGCCCGTCCCCAATGTGATCGACTTCTCCGACAAGAAGGTGCTGATCACCGACGACGTCGCCGACACCGGCAAGACGCTGAAGCTCGTACGCGACTTCTGCCTCGACACCGTCGCCGAGGTGCGCTCCGCGGTGATCTATGAGAAGTCCCACTCCCTCGTGAAGTGCGAGTACGTCTGGAAGCGGACCGACGACTGGATCAACTTCCCGTGGAGCGTCGAGCCCCCCGTGGTGAAGCGGGCCGGGCAGGTTCTCGACGCCTGA
- a CDS encoding Yip1 family protein — protein sequence MSQVGRKAGPRRPGPARHSPGPGTFDDVAGFRIGRGGRDNRTPQGQQAPQGPSYGRPGPQQGRPGPSYGQPAGPAYGYPQAPQQSYPQPGQRSYPQPGQQPYGRPGQSYGYPGPADDGPEYFGDDGGHPGGGAPGQDPYAANNPGHTQAFSVDEAAGYTQGATYQAGSTAAPAAPPGPPLHWKELLKGIVLSPDQTFLRMRDYTMWAPALITTFLYGLLAVFGFDGARKDAIGATLSNAVPIVLITAVVMVLGLFVLGVVTHTLARQLGGDGAWQPTVALSMLITALTDAPRLLVAMFAGGDATFVQLLGWATWIGAGALLTLMVSRSHDLPWPKALGASAIQLVALLSIVKLGTF from the coding sequence ATGTCACAGGTCGGCCGCAAAGCCGGGCCCCGACGCCCGGGCCCGGCACGTCACTCTCCTGGACCAGGTACGTTCGATGACGTGGCTGGATTCAGGATCGGACGCGGGGGCCGGGACAACCGCACCCCCCAAGGACAGCAGGCACCGCAGGGACCGTCGTACGGCCGGCCCGGACCGCAGCAGGGCCGGCCCGGGCCGTCGTACGGTCAGCCGGCGGGGCCCGCGTACGGCTACCCGCAGGCGCCGCAGCAGTCGTACCCGCAGCCGGGACAGCGGTCGTACCCGCAGCCGGGGCAGCAGCCGTACGGCCGGCCGGGCCAGTCGTACGGCTATCCGGGCCCGGCCGACGACGGACCGGAGTACTTCGGGGACGACGGCGGCCACCCGGGCGGCGGCGCTCCCGGCCAGGACCCGTACGCGGCCAACAACCCGGGCCACACCCAGGCATTCTCGGTCGACGAGGCCGCCGGTTACACGCAGGGCGCCACCTACCAGGCCGGCTCCACCGCGGCGCCCGCGGCCCCGCCCGGCCCGCCGCTGCACTGGAAGGAACTGCTGAAGGGGATCGTCCTCTCCCCCGACCAGACGTTCCTGCGCATGCGGGACTACACGATGTGGGCCCCGGCGCTCATCACCACCTTCCTCTACGGCCTGCTGGCCGTCTTCGGCTTCGACGGCGCCCGCAAGGACGCGATCGGCGCCACGCTCTCCAACGCGGTGCCGATCGTGCTGATCACGGCGGTCGTGATGGTGCTCGGCCTGTTCGTCCTGGGCGTGGTCACCCACACCCTGGCCCGTCAGCTCGGCGGCGACGGCGCCTGGCAGCCGACGGTCGCCCTGTCCATGCTGATCACGGCCCTCACGGACGCGCCGCGGCTGCTGGTCGCCATGTTCGCCGGCGGCGACGCGACCTTCGTGCAGCTGCTCGGCTGGGCCACCTGGATCGGCGCGGGCGCCCTGCTGACCCTGATGGTCTCCCGCTCCCACGACCTGCCCTGGCCGAAGGCGCTGGGCGCGTCGGCGATCCAGCTGGTCGCGCTGCTGTCGATAGTGAAGCTGGGCACGTTCTAG
- a CDS encoding antibiotic biosynthesis monooxygenase family protein — protein sequence MSVVKINVLTVPAEQREVLEKRFASRAHAVESSDGFEWFELLRPVEGTDTYLVYTRWRDEESFQAWMEGPMKAAHQGGGEGAERPKPAASGSTLWSFEVVQQAGPKGA from the coding sequence ATGAGCGTAGTCAAGATCAATGTGCTGACCGTGCCCGCCGAGCAGCGGGAGGTGCTGGAGAAGCGGTTCGCCTCCCGCGCCCACGCGGTGGAGAGCTCCGACGGCTTCGAGTGGTTCGAGCTGCTGCGCCCCGTCGAGGGCACCGACACCTACCTCGTCTACACGCGCTGGCGTGACGAGGAGTCCTTCCAGGCGTGGATGGAGGGGCCGATGAAGGCCGCGCACCAGGGCGGCGGAGAGGGCGCGGAGCGCCCGAAGCCGGCCGCCTCGGGCTCCACCCTGTGGTCCTTCGAGGTGGTGCAGCAGGCGGGGCCGAAGGGCGCGTAG